Part of the Leptospira bouyouniensis genome is shown below.
CATTGCCAGTTTGGGATCCAGGTATGTGGGAAAAAGATTCTGAAATTAAAAAGTTTTGGATTGGTTATAGTAAAGGAATTGCAGAATCAGATGCTTACATATTCATCACACCAGAATATGCTGGAATGGCAAGTCCCGCTTTAAAGAATTTCTTTTTATATTTAACTGGTGGGGACATTTCTCACAAACCAGGACTCATCATAACTGTTTCAAGTGGAATGGGTGGTAGTTATCCAAACGCCGAATTGCGCATGTCTAGTTACAAAAATACTCGTATTGTTTATATTCCAGACCATGTGATTGTAAGACATGTAGAATCTATTTTGAATGCAGAAACTCCAGAATCGAAAGACGATGAATACATTCGGAATCGATTAACGTATGTCTGTAAAGTTTTAATTGAATATGCAAAGGCTTTTACATTGATCAGGTCAAGCGGTGTGATCGATATAAAAACTTACCCTTTTGGATTATAATTGATACCATGATGGGTAATCCAACGTTCAGCAAGAGTGTGAAAATATAACCGAAAAAAGGTCCTGCAAAACTGTATGGATCAATACTGTGCATAAAATGGATGATAAATGGGTGTAGTAAGAAAATAAATATACTTTGATTACCAATATAACTGAACAAATTGGCAATGAATGAATTGAAATAATTTAGATGATTCCATATAAATATCATTATAAAAATAGGATAAATTGTATGATGGTTTTTGAGGTCTGTTCCATATAAATGGCTAAATAAAACCAATAAAACGATGAAAATAGTGAAAAATACAACATTGATGTATTTGGATTTTTCAGATGAAATAGAAGATGATTTTTTAGTGTTCCCAATATTGATTCCTAAAACAAAGAAAAATATATAATTAAAAATTGAAATTGAATGGTACTGCTCTGGTAAAAATTGATTCAAAAGTCCTAAATTGGAGATTACATTTATGCTAAATGACAGTAATAAAATCCAGGGTTTCAATTTTTTCTGCAATAAAATGGGGTTTAACAGCGAAAACAAAAGATAAAATTGCAGTAGAAGGGGTACAAAATAAAACGGTGTGAAAACTTTCCCGAATATATAAAACTCAATCAATTCATTCAAGCTATAATTCTTATATTTAATCAAATAACCTAGAATTGAAAACAACGTATAAGGTAATATTAAATGTTTGAATTTTGAGATCCAATAACCTTCCTTTTTTCTTAAAAATATTGCTGAGGTCAAAATGAAGATAGGAACTGAAAATCGTGCTAAATTTGATAAAAATAATGTGTTATGTATGATAAATGTATCTGCTGGGTGGAAAAACTGAAAGTATGAATGAATATGGATCATCACGATTCCGATCATTGCAAATCCACGTAAAATATCGAATCGAATCTCCCGTTTTTCTTTCACGTCCGTTGGAGATGGCATTTCGAAAGGAATTTTGAAACAATTATATGTAAGAAGAAGCATTCCCGCTAGTATGATCCCTAATAATTCCCATTCCATAATTTAAACGTCCTTTTAGAACATTTTCATTTTATATTTCTAGGAGAAAAGGAAAATGAATTCAGATTTTAGACAAAATAGCCAAAAATAGATATAGGAGTCACCATTCTATGAGCAAACTCAACATTCCACCCAATCAAAGGATTTTTAAAGAAGGTGAGTTGAATAATGCTATGTACATCATATTACAAGGGAACGTTGAAATTTTCTTCACGGTGAATAATAGCCAAACTCGATTGGCACTTATGAAACCAGGGGACTTCTTTGGAGAAATGGCACTCTTCAGTTCTAATCCAAGAAGTGCCACCGCAAGAACGATTACAAATTGTGAGTTAGCGGTGATCGAAAGCAAACAGCAGTTGGAAAATTTTTTGGTTAAAAATCCTAAATTTGCTGCAAAGATGGTTTCTATTATGGCGGATCGATTGGCAAAAACAAACGAACTATTAATTACTAGTATGGAAAAATCAGTAGCGAAGAAAATCGAATTTAGTACTGAATTAGGGAAGGATTTAAAGGCTGACTTAGGCCACGAGTGATTTTTCTAATATTTAACCATATATGGATGGGAGATTTTTTTTGATCAAAGTGAATTCTAACATGGGAGCGTAACTTAATAAGTTCTTTAAATTGACTTTATGACCCTCTGCGATTACAAATTCCTTTAAAATTTCCAAAGTTTCTTCTGGTGGTAAACTTGAAATATAAGGATATTCGGGATGGCCAATTAAATTGAGTTCATCGGCTAGATTAGGATCTTCTAAATCTTTTTCATCTAATGTGAGTAGCTGTTTCCAATCCATTGTTATATAAAGAGATTTTGGTATTCTTCTCTATGCTCCTCAAAATTGATTTTAAAACGGTCCTGCATTTCTCGAAATTCTTTTTCTGAATGAATTTCAAAATAATCGAGTACTTCTGGTTCAACGGTAAAATAATTTCCTTTGCCTTTGCCAATATTGGCTAAGATATCTGCTAAATAGATAATTTGGCATAAGATATTGTTTCTAGTTTTGCATTGCCAAGGTTTATGATGGAATCGAATCACATCCAAAATTTCTTCCGGGAAGTGCCATTTCTCGGATATTAAATACCCGATTTCAGAATGAGTTGTTCCAACAGTATATTCTTCGACCCATTCTGAAATTTCTGAGTTATCATCACTTCTTAGAACTCTAATTTGATTTACCTGACTCAAATCGAGAGATAACAATACCATTCTCCCTAAATCATGTAATAGAGCAGCAATTGTTGCAGTCTCTAATAGTTGGATATGTTTACGTTTTTCTTCTAAAAGAAATTTAACATACATGGAAGTTTTAAATGAGTGAGTCCAAACTAAAACTTGCTTCGCATAACGAGAGTTAAGTATTTTTTTAGCACCTAAAGCCAAAAAAATTGCTTCCAGGTTTTTTAGGCCGATTCTTTTTACACCTTCAAATACAGATACTATCGATTTGTGAACTCCAAACAAAGGAGAATTGGCGATTTTGATGATTTCAGCTGCAATTGCTGGGTCTTTTTCAGCTTCCGTTGCTATTTCATGGAAAGTAATATCTTTCTTTTTTGCTATGAGAATTAATTTGTTGATTTGAGCAGGTAGGGGAGGTAACGAATTTACTTCTCTGATTAAAAGTTCCTTAATTCGTGTTTGGCTCTCTTTAGGGATCAATTGTTTTGGAATCCGAATGATGACTTCGGTATAATCTTCTCCTGTGACTAATTCGAAAAATTGATTTGGTATTCCTGAATTTCGCAGGAGAATATGGATTAAAACAATCCCAAGCCCAGAACTTTCTTCGTTATCAACTGACTCTCTGTAGGCATCGTTGATGTTTTTGTATTTCACTGAGGCCTGGACTCTTTTTAAGATTCTATTTTTTTCTTCCGGTAGAATTTTAGCATTGTTTCTGACTCTAAATTCAATAAAATTCTCTTTAAACATTGTGCTAAGAGTGATTGTGAATTTTGATTTTTCTAATGATAAAAATACACGTTTACGATTATGACCAAATTCGTCTTTGTACAAAGCAATACCGCGGGCATAATCAATCTCATTGTTTAAGTCTAACCCTTGTTCTGAGAAAAATACTCGTTTCCCATTGGCTTTACAGCCGTTCACCAAAAGTTCACTGAGAATCGTAAAAAGGATTTCGTGGAGGAATTCTAACGAAATGCTCCGAACCACTCGACCAATCCATACATCCAATTCCGGACAGTCAATTTCCGAAAAGTGGACATATTCTTTGGTGATTAATTTTCCAGAAAGGAAGTCCTCCTGGAATGTCATGAGTGGGGGAATCGACATGATAAAACTGTTTTGAACCTTGTTTCTCTTTTTGAAAACCGAAAATTTTATTTTGAAATTTACCTAAAAAAACCGATAATAGTAACTATGGAACTCTCGAAAAAAAATCTTCTTTTAATCCTTGTGTTCAGTATAGCAGCTGTTTCAATTTCTGCTCAGGACACGAAACCACAAACAACCTCTACCGACGTGAACCAAGAAAATCACGATGCCAAGGAAGGCCAGGATAAAGAGTTATTCGAGTACTACTATAAAACGCGTCCCGAAAATTTACCACCTAATAAAGCAAAACTTGAGTATAACTTGATTAAGACGCTCAAAAAAGAAATTATGAGTCGTGACTACTCAAAAGAGTCCGCTGAATCAATTAAAAAAATCGATGCAACTAACATACAATATGAAAGAGTTTACCGTGATAGCAAATGGTTACGCGGATTTATGACACAAAACACTCATTTAAACTATATGGAATTTATGTATGTAGTGAAATATGATAAATACATGTGTTTTGTTACTTTTGATGTGAATCCAGAGAATTATTTGCAACAATCACGTCAGTCTCATTTAGTTTTTTCTGGGAAGGATAAGTTCGAAATAACCATCCCAAAACCCTAATTGAAAAAAGAACAGTCGTTAAAGCAAGGAAATAGTAAAAACTATACTTAAAATAATTTTCTAAGTTCTCGAGAAGGGGGAGTGGTTCATCATTCCCCATGATCCTCGAAATAGCAGTTTGTTTGCCCAGGATCCTCAATTCTTTTTTATAAATTTCAATCGAATCACCTAATCTAAGCCTTTTATAGATAGAGTAGGGTATTTTCTCAGTGGATTCATACAATGATCCATCACTTAGGCCAAAATTATAATGACATTGGTATGCGATCGGGAATTCGTTTTTGACTCGAGACAATTCTTGTACTCTCGCAAAACTTCTGTTTTTCTCATCAGTCAGTGATGAAGATTCATTACGAAGGGATTTATTTTCTACATGAACTATGCTATATAGTATAGAAACAACCAAAAAGGAAATCAAAACCGAATTGGAGATCCAAACGGAAATTCGTGGAGTCATCTAAGACTTAGATGGCTCCTCAAAAGACTTCAATGCATCTTCACGGTCAGAATAAAATTGGAAAGCATTCGATAAACCTAATAAATGGAACACTTGTAATATTGAACTTGTCACTCCAACAAGAGCCATCTCTTTGTTTCGTTTTTGAAGATTCATTTTTACATCTAAGATCATTCTGATTCCTAAACTTGAGATGTAACGTAATTCAGAGAAATCCAAAATCAGATGTTTGCGATCTGCGCCAACCATTTCATCTAGGATAGTTTGAGTGATGCGGTCTAATGGACCTGATTCCATTCGTCCTTTGATTTGAACGATGACAGTTCCATTGATGCGCTTTTGTTCAATTTCGTATGGTAAGTCTTGCATAGATTCCCCTCTCTTTAGTGGAACAACTACAAATAATTTCTCTGGCGATAAACGTATCATCGCTTTTGCGTAAGGTGGAAACGGGTAATGCCTCTCCGTGAGGGAATCGACTGCCAAACCACCATTCATTTCGGAAATAACTTCCACTTGATCTAAAGCCCTAAAATCTGCCAAGGAAAACTCTGTTTCTCGAGATTTGACTCGTATTTCTCTGGAATAAACATGGAAAAACGGCTCATGTTTGGAGAATGGTGGGAATTTTTTAGGGAAACAGGAACTGATCCAACCTGTTGAGCCGGCTCCCGTGTAGACAAGTAATCCAGAACATTTTTGTTCTTCCTTTTTGTCCAGATAAGAGATCCAAAACCTTGAAGTGAGATCTGGGCTATTATTACGGATCGAAAGTTCACATACCGCCGGTACGGTTCTCAGTTTGGTTCCATTTGGATACAGAATTTCTGTATCAAGCAAGGACCAAGACTCTAACTTTGTTTGTTTGAAATTTTGTTTCACGGCTTCACCCAATTCTTCTGCGGTGAATCCTAGGAGTGCTCCGACAGATGAATCAGGATCGGAATTACATCCTATTAAATGTGTTTTCCCAACCAAATGTGCAACATAAGTGAAATGATTATCTCCACCATGTGCGACGACTAAATCATAATTGGATCCACCAAGAGGGTCAAATTGTTCGCGAAAAACAAAGTCGGCTTTTGGGAATACATGGTTTTTAAGATAATCACGTGATCGAATCTGCCTTTCATGTGATTCGAATGTTCTTTGGAAAACTTCTGGATTTTGTTTTGTGACTTCCTTATAAGCTTGGATGGAACCGTAAGTTTCCAAATCTAGCTCGTATTTGGTTCGTTTGAATACGACAACGATCTTCTTGTACTGAATGGAAGACATGAGTTTTGGAAGAAATTCCCATTTTCCTTAGGGAAATAAAGGTTTTTTTAAAAAAACTGCATTTTTCTTAGGAAATTCTAAGAAAAATTGTATCCAAAATCAATTTAATCTTGTACCAAAACAGGTAGTTTTGTAAATAATGTGTAACCGTTAAATGGTTTAGAGGAAAATCAAAGTATGGCAACAACTCCTACCCCAATGAAAAAGTCCGAAATGCTCAGCGAATTGGCTGAAACAACTGGTATGACCAAAAAAAATGTAGCAGCATTCCTTGACTCTTTTGTTGAACTCGCATACAAAGAAACAAAGAAGAATGGAGCTTTTGTTATTCCAGGACTTGGGAAACTTGTTAAACGGAATCGTCCAAAAAGAAAAGGTAGAAACCCTGCAACTGGTGAAGCGATTGTCATCCCTGCAAAAACAGTTGTGAAATTCACTCTTTCTAAAACTTGCAAAGACGCAGTTGTTCCACCTAAAAAATAATGTAACCGTTTCTCCCAGGAGGACAACCACCTGGGAATTTTATGGATAAAAAACCATATCCATTCTTGCCTTTTGAAGATTCTCTCGTCGGAGAGAAGATTCTTTTTGTTTGGCAAGAAAGTCATCATTCTGAAAAAAATTTAAAAGATCATCTTTTAAAAGTATTAGAATTGAAAGAAGACCAGTTGGTTTTTACACCGAACGCCATAAAACAAAAGTTAATGGTTTCTTACCCAACAGAAATTAGAAACCTAATAAACAATAATTCAGCTTCTGAGATTCCAAATCTATTAATTGAGATTGCAAAAGGAAAAACTCCTTCGAATCCAACACCAGCTGTAGATATATGTTTCGAACTAATCGAATGGTTGTTAACTGGTTTTGATTTGGATGAAGTGCTCCGAGAAACCTTATCCTTATTATTCGGGACAACACTCTCAATTGAATTTTTAATCTCAGTAAGAGCTGAATATTTCAAAGAGTTGCGCGGTTAAATAAAACTAGCAAAATTGTTTTTTGGTTGTCAGATTTTGAATTTAGTTCAAAAATTGGAGCAAATAAGGATTATCGGTTACCACCATGCAAACTCGAAGCATTTACAAATGGGGCTCCCCAGATGTGGAAGAAAAACTACCTACACATACTCTTGATTTTTTAAACAATCAATTCCCTATATCAAAAGAATTTAAATCTTCATTCCCCAAAGGAGAGCTTTCTTTAAAGCCTCTAAAAAAATCAAAACTGAGTCCGGCTGTCATTACTAAATTAAAAAAAATAGTAGGGAACGCCAATGTTACGTTAGACGATGTGAGTCGGGCAAAACATTCTATAGGAAAATTTTATACAGAAATATATAAAGCTAGATTTGGAGAGGTAACTGACGTTGTAGATGTTGTTGTATCTCCCAAAAATGAAACAGAAATCGAAGAAATTTTATCATTAGCTAATGCAAATAGAATCCCAGTCATTCCCTTTGGGGCAGGTTCTACTGTAACCAAAGCTCTCCAAGCACCAAAAGGTGGTATCTCACTCGATTTATCCCGATTGAATCGGATCATTGAATTCAATGCCATTGACTCTACTGTCACAGTTGAAGCTGGAGTTTATGGCCCAGAATTGGAAAAACATTTAAATGAAAGAGGATACACTTGTGGGCACTTCCCACAATCATTTGAATTTTCGACAGTAGGTGGTTGGATTGCAGCAAAAGGAGCGGGGCAAGCATCGACCGGATATGGCAAAATAGAAGATATTCTCTTGGGCCTAACGGCCATTACTCCATCAGGTAAGTTTGAATCAAAACCATACCCAGCTGCATCCATTGGTCCCGATATGTTTCGATTATTCCTTGGAACAGAAGGAAGTTTTGGTGTTATTACCAAAGCAACATTAAAAATTCGAAAATACCATTCTGAAAATTCTGCAAAAGGATCGTTCATATTCAAAAACTTTGAAAAGGCAGTTGAGACGATGCGTGAAGTCATGCAAGGTGGGTTTGGGAAACCGCATTTTTTTCGTATCCAAGATCCAGAAGAAACCGATATTTCTTTTCACATGAGCGGCTTACACGGTGGGAAAGAAGATTTATTTTTACGATTCATTGGATACAAGCCAATGCAACGTTCCCTCATGCATATTATCATTGATGGTGATCCTTCCTATACAAAAGAAGTACTTAAAAAAATCAAAAAAATCGCAAAACGGAACGGTGGTTTCTCCACTGGAGAATCTCCTGTGAACAAATGGTTACACCAAAGGTATTCGAGTGCATATCTTCGTGATTATTTGATGGATGAAGGGATTCGAATTGATACTTTAGAGACAGCGGTTAGTTGGTCAAATCTACATACTTTATGGGAAAATACAAGGGCTTATATAAAAAGTTTTGAAAACACTTCATGTATGGTTCATATTTCACATGCATATGAGAATGGCGCTAATTTATATTTTATATTCATTAGCCCGATGGACAAACAAAACGAAGTGTCAAGTTTCGTGAATTTTCATAAAGGAATTATCGATAGCATACATGCCAATGGTGGGTCTTTATCTCATCATCATGGAATTGGTAGAATGTTATCACCTTGGATGGAAAAGGAAGTAGGTGAGGAAGGAATTCGAATTCTGTCCTCATTGAAAAAAACTTTTGATCCGAAGGGAATTATGAATCCAGGTGGGTTGTTAGGTATCAAATAATGGGTGTATCGGAACGAAAAAAAAGAGAATTTGCACAGAGAGAAGCTGACATACTAAATTGTGCGATTGAACTTTTCCGTACAAAACATCCCTCTCTAGTGAAGATGGATGATATCGCAAAACATCTAGAAATTGGAAGAGGTACAATTTACCTCCACTTCAAAAGTAAAGATGATTTAATGGCTAGAATCCAATACGAAGATTATGTTCGTCTTCGCGAACGATTGGAAAAAGCCTTCGATGAAAAAACTGCAATTGAAATGTCTCGGCGTGCAATACGTGCTTATATTGATCATTGTTTAGGTGACAAACATATGTATGTTGTTGCAAAACAATGTGGCGTAAACTTAAACATTGAAAATGTATCTGACGATTTACGGAAACTATTAACTGATGAAAGATCAAATCGATTGTCGTTATTGGAAAAAATTTACAAACAAGCAAAAAATGAAAATTTGATCAATTCGCGTGGCACCTACCCAAATGTTGCTGTTGCTTGGGGCATGATTCGAGGAGCAGTGGAAGTAATCCTCGATGGTCATTTCCAAAATGAAATCAAAAGTGAAAAAGCTTATTTAGATACAATCGAACATGTTTTATTTTTTGGTTTATTTTCGGGTGGAAGTAAAGGAGAAACATGATGAGAAAGATGAAGGTGATTTTAA
Proteins encoded:
- a CDS encoding NADPH-dependent FMN reductase, translating into MTITLVCGSHRKNSQSLKVTKFLASILDKNGIETNLIDLGNKPLPVWDPGMWEKDSEIKKFWIGYSKGIAESDAYIFITPEYAGMASPALKNFFLYLTGGDISHKPGLIITVSSGMGGSYPNAELRMSSYKNTRIVYIPDHVIVRHVESILNAETPESKDDEYIRNRLTYVCKVLIEYAKAFTLIRSSGVIDIKTYPFGL
- a CDS encoding TetR/AcrR family transcriptional regulator translates to MGVSERKKREFAQREADILNCAIELFRTKHPSLVKMDDIAKHLEIGRGTIYLHFKSKDDLMARIQYEDYVRLRERLEKAFDEKTAIEMSRRAIRAYIDHCLGDKHMYVVAKQCGVNLNIENVSDDLRKLLTDERSNRLSLLEKIYKQAKNENLINSRGTYPNVAVAWGMIRGAVEVILDGHFQNEIKSEKAYLDTIEHVLFFGLFSGGSKGET
- a CDS encoding Crp/Fnr family transcriptional regulator gives rise to the protein MSKLNIPPNQRIFKEGELNNAMYIILQGNVEIFFTVNNSQTRLALMKPGDFFGEMALFSSNPRSATARTITNCELAVIESKQQLENFLVKNPKFAAKMVSIMADRLAKTNELLITSMEKSVAKKIEFSTELGKDLKADLGHE
- a CDS encoding VanZ family protein encodes the protein MDKKPYPFLPFEDSLVGEKILFVWQESHHSEKNLKDHLLKVLELKEDQLVFTPNAIKQKLMVSYPTEIRNLINNNSASEIPNLLIEIAKGKTPSNPTPAVDICFELIEWLLTGFDLDEVLRETLSLLFGTTLSIEFLISVRAEYFKELRG
- a CDS encoding acyltransferase: MEWELLGIILAGMLLLTYNCFKIPFEMPSPTDVKEKREIRFDILRGFAMIGIVMIHIHSYFQFFHPADTFIIHNTLFLSNLARFSVPIFILTSAIFLRKKEGYWISKFKHLILPYTLFSILGYLIKYKNYSLNELIEFYIFGKVFTPFYFVPLLLQFYLLFSLLNPILLQKKLKPWILLLSFSINVISNLGLLNQFLPEQYHSISIFNYIFFFVLGINIGNTKKSSSISSEKSKYINVVFFTIFIVLLVLFSHLYGTDLKNHHTIYPIFIMIFIWNHLNYFNSFIANLFSYIGNQSIFIFLLHPFIIHFMHSIDPYSFAGPFFGYIFTLLLNVGLPIMVSIIIQKGKFLYRSHRLT
- a CDS encoding STAS domain-containing protein — encoded protein: MSSIQYKKIVVVFKRTKYELDLETYGSIQAYKEVTKQNPEVFQRTFESHERQIRSRDYLKNHVFPKADFVFREQFDPLGGSNYDLVVAHGGDNHFTYVAHLVGKTHLIGCNSDPDSSVGALLGFTAEELGEAVKQNFKQTKLESWSLLDTEILYPNGTKLRTVPAVCELSIRNNSPDLTSRFWISYLDKKEEQKCSGLLVYTGAGSTGWISSCFPKKFPPFSKHEPFFHVYSREIRVKSRETEFSLADFRALDQVEVISEMNGGLAVDSLTERHYPFPPYAKAMIRLSPEKLFVVVPLKRGESMQDLPYEIEQKRINGTVIVQIKGRMESGPLDRITQTILDEMVGADRKHLILDFSELRYISSLGIRMILDVKMNLQKRNKEMALVGVTSSILQVFHLLGLSNAFQFYSDREDALKSFEEPSKS
- a CDS encoding HU family DNA-binding protein; translated protein: MATTPTPMKKSEMLSELAETTGMTKKNVAAFLDSFVELAYKETKKNGAFVIPGLGKLVKRNRPKRKGRNPATGEAIVIPAKTVVKFTLSKTCKDAVVPPKK
- a CDS encoding HDOD domain-containing protein yields the protein MSIPPLMTFQEDFLSGKLITKEYVHFSEIDCPELDVWIGRVVRSISLEFLHEILFTILSELLVNGCKANGKRVFFSEQGLDLNNEIDYARGIALYKDEFGHNRKRVFLSLEKSKFTITLSTMFKENFIEFRVRNNAKILPEEKNRILKRVQASVKYKNINDAYRESVDNEESSGLGIVLIHILLRNSGIPNQFFELVTGEDYTEVIIRIPKQLIPKESQTRIKELLIREVNSLPPLPAQINKLILIAKKKDITFHEIATEAEKDPAIAAEIIKIANSPLFGVHKSIVSVFEGVKRIGLKNLEAIFLALGAKKILNSRYAKQVLVWTHSFKTSMYVKFLLEEKRKHIQLLETATIAALLHDLGRMVLLSLDLSQVNQIRVLRSDDNSEISEWVEEYTVGTTHSEIGYLISEKWHFPEEILDVIRFHHKPWQCKTRNNILCQIIYLADILANIGKGKGNYFTVEPEVLDYFEIHSEKEFREMQDRFKINFEEHREEYQNLFI
- a CDS encoding FAD-binding oxidoreductase, translated to MQTRSIYKWGSPDVEEKLPTHTLDFLNNQFPISKEFKSSFPKGELSLKPLKKSKLSPAVITKLKKIVGNANVTLDDVSRAKHSIGKFYTEIYKARFGEVTDVVDVVVSPKNETEIEEILSLANANRIPVIPFGAGSTVTKALQAPKGGISLDLSRLNRIIEFNAIDSTVTVEAGVYGPELEKHLNERGYTCGHFPQSFEFSTVGGWIAAKGAGQASTGYGKIEDILLGLTAITPSGKFESKPYPAASIGPDMFRLFLGTEGSFGVITKATLKIRKYHSENSAKGSFIFKNFEKAVETMREVMQGGFGKPHFFRIQDPEETDISFHMSGLHGGKEDLFLRFIGYKPMQRSLMHIIIDGDPSYTKEVLKKIKKIAKRNGGFSTGESPVNKWLHQRYSSAYLRDYLMDEGIRIDTLETAVSWSNLHTLWENTRAYIKSFENTSCMVHISHAYENGANLYFIFISPMDKQNEVSSFVNFHKGIIDSIHANGGSLSHHHGIGRMLSPWMEKEVGEEGIRILSSLKKTFDPKGIMNPGGLLGIK